The following proteins are encoded in a genomic region of Entelurus aequoreus isolate RoL-2023_Sb linkage group LG01, RoL_Eaeq_v1.1, whole genome shotgun sequence:
- the LOC133647934 gene encoding uncharacterized protein LOC133647934 isoform X2, with amino-acid sequence MATTTSESEEERKTSKVRKKVRKEENKRCYMHLSSVNNEDVQHFTRTRWDTYRNYLKQWLCLQDQNKHLAEIYKHCSDVDFDAIPDDAGFHATCYRRFTDKSALFYAEKRTARAVGEPSAAAGLPVASAGPVLPAICIICQKVEKYTRVGGKRQRDQLTQAETVSAGQLLKAAEIKKDAAILLHINDKDCVAIEVRYHRTCYRQYTRFLSLSTATHTATRDEEIQPFADSYNLFCDQVIRQRIIIDKEVLRMDKLRKLFVDTVKKHEDLDASGYRRDKLKRRLVRDFP; translated from the exons ATGGCGACGACAACATCCGAGAGTGAAGAGGAACGAAAGACctcaaaagttagaaaaaaagtgcgtaaagaggaaaataaaagatgctatatgcatctttcatctgtgaacaatgaggacgtccagcacttcactcggacacggtgggacacatacagaaactatttaaaacagtggctttgtctgcaagaccagaacaagcatctggcagaaatctataaacattgctcggatgtagattttgacgctattcctgacgacgctgggtttcacgcaacatgctaccgacgttttacagataaatctgcattgttttatgccgagaaaaggaccgcacgggcggtgggagaaccatctgcagccgcag gtttgcccgttgcttctgccggccccgtcctgccagccatctgtataatttgtcaaaaagtggaaaagtacactcgtgtgggaggaaaacgccagagggatcaactcacacaagcagaaaccgtgtcggcag gcCAGTTGCTGAAGGCAGCTGAGATTAAGAAAGATGCTGCCATTCTTCTGCACATCAACGACAAAGACTGTGTTGCTATAGAGGTCCGGTACCATAGGACCTGTTACAGACAGTACACCAGGTTCTTGTCACTGTCTACAGCAACGCACACTGCAACCAGAGATGAAGAAAT acaACCCTTTGCTGACAGCTACAACCTCTTCTGTGACCAAGTGATCCGTCAAAGGATTATAATTGACAAAGAGGTGCTGAGAATGGACAAGCTAAGGAAGTTGTTCGTGGACACCGTTAAGAAGCACGAAGATCTTGATGCTTCAGGCTACAG GAGGGATAAACTGAAAAGAAGGTTGGTCCGTGATTTCCCCTAG
- the LOC133647934 gene encoding uncharacterized protein LOC133647934 isoform X1, with protein MATTTSESEEERKTSKVRKKVRKEENKRCYMHLSSVNNEDVQHFTRTRWDTYRNYLKQWLCLQDQNKHLAEIYKHCSDVDFDAIPDDAGFHATCYRRFTDKSALFYAEKRTARAVGEPSAAAGQSAGTSETPRKKLRSRSGLPVASAGPVLPAICIICQKVEKYTRVGGKRQRDQLTQAETVSAGQLLKAAEIKKDAAILLHINDKDCVAIEVRYHRTCYRQYTRFLSLSTATHTATRDEEIQPFADSYNLFCDQVIRQRIIIDKEVLRMDKLRKLFVDTVKKHEDLDASGYRRDKLKRRLVRDFP; from the exons ATGGCGACGACAACATCCGAGAGTGAAGAGGAACGAAAGACctcaaaagttagaaaaaaagtgcgtaaagaggaaaataaaagatgctatatgcatctttcatctgtgaacaatgaggacgtccagcacttcactcggacacggtgggacacatacagaaactatttaaaacagtggctttgtctgcaagaccagaacaagcatctggcagaaatctataaacattgctcggatgtagattttgacgctattcctgacgacgctgggtttcacgcaacatgctaccgacgttttacagataaatctgcattgttttatgccgagaaaaggaccgcacgggcggtgggagaaccatctgcagccgcaggtcagtcagcaggcacgtctgaaactccccgaaagaaacttcgatctcgttcaggtttgcccgttgcttctgccggccccgtcctgccagccatctgtataatttgtcaaaaagtggaaaagtacactcgtgtgggaggaaaacgccagagggatcaactcacacaagcagaaaccgtgtcggcag gcCAGTTGCTGAAGGCAGCTGAGATTAAGAAAGATGCTGCCATTCTTCTGCACATCAACGACAAAGACTGTGTTGCTATAGAGGTCCGGTACCATAGGACCTGTTACAGACAGTACACCAGGTTCTTGTCACTGTCTACAGCAACGCACACTGCAACCAGAGATGAAGAAAT acaACCCTTTGCTGACAGCTACAACCTCTTCTGTGACCAAGTGATCCGTCAAAGGATTATAATTGACAAAGAGGTGCTGAGAATGGACAAGCTAAGGAAGTTGTTCGTGGACACCGTTAAGAAGCACGAAGATCTTGATGCTTCAGGCTACAG GAGGGATAAACTGAAAAGAAGGTTGGTCCGTGATTTCCCCTAG